The proteins below come from a single Methyloprofundus sedimenti genomic window:
- the fabZ gene encoding 3-hydroxyacyl-ACP dehydratase FabZ → METLLDIKKIQAFLPHRYPFLLIDKVVECEPGVRLLGVKNVTYNEPIFQGHFPHMAIFPGVLILEALAQATGLLASETSPDELGHGMTYFLTGIDKAKFKRPVVPGDQMMLEAVFERSKRNIWSFNCTATVDGEFVASANIRCAAVGDKFD, encoded by the coding sequence TTGGAAACATTACTTGATATCAAGAAAATTCAAGCATTTTTACCCCATAGGTATCCATTTTTATTGATTGATAAAGTCGTAGAATGTGAACCTGGGGTCAGGTTATTAGGGGTCAAGAACGTTACTTATAATGAACCTATCTTTCAGGGACATTTTCCACATATGGCAATTTTTCCGGGTGTATTAATTCTTGAGGCATTAGCTCAGGCAACTGGGTTATTGGCATCTGAGACTTCTCCAGACGAGTTAGGTCATGGTATGACCTACTTCCTGACAGGGATAGATAAAGCAAAATTCAAACGCCCTGTAGTACCGGGTGATCAAATGATGCTGGAAGCAGTGTTTGAAAGAAGTAAGCGTAATATATGGTCGTTTAACTGTACTGCAACAGTAGATGGTGAATTTGTTGCTAGTGCTAATATTCGTTGTGCAGCAGTTGGTGATAAGTTTGATTGA
- a CDS encoding transposase produces MQKGGKNYIRYKSDAAVCAECPLQKKCLSEKAKSKQIERWEHEEVVDHHKQRMAKNPNKMRQRAALAEHPFGTLKHRAGINHFLMRGLEKCGGEFGLMVLGYNFVRVINLLGVDFLRDYCVQRQKIN; encoded by the coding sequence TTGCAAAAAGGTGGCAAAAACTATATTCGTTACAAAAGCGATGCCGCTGTTTGTGCGGAATGTCCTTTGCAAAAAAAATGTCTGAGTGAAAAAGCAAAATCAAAACAAATAGAACGTTGGGAGCATGAAGAAGTCGTTGACCACCACAAGCAACGTATGGCAAAAAATCCCAATAAAATGCGTCAGCGAGCGGCATTAGCTGAACACCCTTTTGGTACATTAAAACACCGAGCAGGCATAAATCACTTTTTGATGCGTGGATTAGAAAAATGCGGTGGTGAATTTGGTTTAATGGTCTTAGGTTATAACTTTGTCCGCGTAATAAACCTGCTCGGCGTCGATTTTCTAAGGGATTATTGCGTCCAACGACAAAAAATAAATTAA
- the lpxA gene encoding acyl-ACP--UDP-N-acetylglucosamine O-acyltransferase: MIDAKAIVDIKAEIAEDVQIGPFSVIGADVTIGSGTVIGPHVVMKGPVTIGKDNHIYQFTSIGEDPQDKKYADEKTSLVIGDRNVIREFATLHRGTLQDHAETRIGDDNLFMAYTHVAHDCVIGNNVIMANGASLAGHVHLCDNSILGGFTLVHQFTQIGTFSFSAMGSAITQDVPPYVMVGGRPTRPHGINSVGMERSGSSPEATRLIRKAYKILYKNNLRLEDAIEEMEDLAGECDEISNMVSFLRNVTRGILR, from the coding sequence TTGATTGATGCAAAAGCAATAGTTGATATTAAGGCCGAAATTGCAGAAGATGTCCAGATAGGACCTTTTTCTGTTATTGGCGCTGATGTCACTATTGGTTCGGGGACGGTTATTGGCCCACATGTTGTAATGAAAGGCCCGGTGACGATAGGTAAAGATAACCATATTTATCAATTTACCTCGATTGGTGAAGATCCTCAGGATAAAAAATACGCAGATGAAAAAACCAGCCTGGTTATAGGTGATAGAAATGTTATCCGCGAATTTGCTACCTTGCATAGAGGTACCTTGCAAGACCATGCTGAAACTCGTATAGGCGATGATAATCTCTTTATGGCTTATACCCACGTCGCTCATGATTGTGTGATTGGTAATAATGTCATTATGGCAAATGGTGCATCTCTAGCTGGACATGTGCATCTATGTGATAACTCCATATTAGGTGGTTTTACTTTAGTACATCAATTCACTCAAATCGGTACTTTTAGTTTCTCGGCTATGGGCAGTGCCATTACCCAGGATGTTCCGCCTTATGTCATGGTTGGTGGTCGCCCTACGCGACCGCACGGAATTAATTCAGTAGGCATGGAACGTTCAGGTAGCAGTCCTGAAGCAACTCGTTTAATACGTAAAGCTTATAAAATCTTATATAAAAACAACCTTCGTCTGGAAGACGCAATCGAAGAAATGGAAGATTTGGCAGGTGAGTGTGATGAAATTTCCAACATGGTCAGTTTCTTGCGTAATGTCACTCGTGGTATCTTACGCTGA
- a CDS encoding IS1182 family transposase, with amino-acid sequence MTTRRYQSSLNRQQEMLLPSRVEDYVSQNNTVRAIDAYVNTLDVKELGFQHTETIITSGQPPFNPAALLKLYLYGYLQGIRSSRKLESETRRNLEVMWLVEGLLPTYKTIADFRKSNSTALKAANRDFLLLCKELSLFGGETVAVDGSFFKGDVSKQGIYTEDKLKKQLEALEKKITQYQDELDKQDTADNKLDQDSLNEDNNLVEKLAIIKQKKAEKEALQQQLKDRGEKQISTVDEDARLLTKRGETVAGYNVQIAVDNKHRLIVAEDVVQDGNDMQQLAPMLEKAQSILQSENLDGLGDSGYFNGSQIKACEDQNITVYVPVPDKSRRMAEKGRLTREQFEYDNLSSG; translated from the coding sequence ATGACTACTCGTCGCTACCAATCCAGCCTCAATCGTCAGCAAGAAATGTTACTGCCTTCGCGTGTTGAGGATTATGTCAGTCAAAATAATACTGTGCGTGCGATTGACGCTTATGTCAATACATTAGATGTTAAGGAACTAGGATTTCAGCACACCGAAACTATTATCACTTCAGGACAACCGCCTTTTAATCCTGCTGCTTTATTAAAACTCTATTTATATGGTTATTTGCAGGGGATTCGCAGCAGTCGCAAATTGGAAAGTGAGACTCGACGTAATTTGGAGGTGATGTGGCTAGTTGAAGGATTGTTACCCACATACAAAACGATTGCCGATTTTCGCAAAAGCAATAGTACGGCATTGAAAGCGGCTAATCGTGACTTTTTGTTGCTATGTAAAGAACTGTCCTTATTTGGTGGAGAGACAGTCGCGGTGGATGGGAGTTTTTTTAAAGGCGACGTCAGTAAGCAAGGTATTTACACCGAGGATAAGCTTAAAAAACAGCTTGAGGCATTGGAAAAGAAAATCACCCAATATCAAGATGAACTAGATAAACAGGATACTGCCGATAATAAATTAGATCAAGACTCGTTAAATGAAGATAACAACTTGGTTGAAAAGCTGGCGATAATCAAACAGAAAAAGGCAGAAAAAGAAGCGTTGCAGCAACAGTTAAAAGACCGTGGTGAAAAGCAAATTTCTACAGTTGATGAAGATGCGCGGCTTTTGACCAAACGCGGAGAAACGGTGGCGGGCTATAACGTTCAAATCGCTGTTGATAACAAACACCGTTTGATTGTTGCCGAGGACGTGGTGCAAGACGGTAATGACATGCAGCAGCTTGCGCCGATGCTGGAAAAGGCTCAGAGCATTTTGCAATCAGAAAATCTTGATGGCCTGGGGGACTCAGGTTATTTCAATGGAAGCCAAATAAAAGCCTGTGAAGATCAAAATATCACGGTTTATGTCCCTGTCCCTGATAAGTCTAGGCGCATGGCTGAAAAAGGACGATTAACCCGTGAACAATTTGAATATGATAACCTGAGTTCGGGATAA
- a CDS encoding OmpH family outer membrane protein: MLKRLAVLVGLLMLSQLAQAEIKIGVVNIPLLMANAPQAAEAKERLEKEFSPKDKQLVAQQKKIKSLEEKLARDGMTMSETKKRDLEREIIAIRRDAQRAQQEFKEDFSIRRNEELGKMQNRIIEAVKALAEEGDYDLLLTEGVIHASAKVDVTDKVQDKLSKMP, encoded by the coding sequence ATGTTAAAAAGATTAGCTGTTTTAGTGGGATTGCTTATGTTAAGTCAATTGGCTCAGGCAGAAATTAAGATAGGAGTTGTTAATATACCCTTGTTAATGGCAAATGCTCCCCAAGCGGCTGAAGCCAAGGAGCGTCTGGAAAAAGAGTTTTCGCCTAAAGACAAGCAGTTAGTTGCACAGCAAAAAAAGATCAAAAGTCTGGAAGAAAAATTGGCCCGAGATGGCATGACGATGTCGGAAACCAAAAAAAGGGATTTGGAACGTGAAATAATTGCCATCCGTAGAGATGCACAACGTGCTCAGCAAGAATTTAAAGAAGATTTTAGTATTCGCCGCAACGAAGAGTTAGGTAAAATGCAGAATAGAATTATTGAAGCTGTTAAAGCATTAGCCGAAGAAGGCGATTATGATCTACTTTTAACTGAAGGCGTGATTCATGCCAGTGCTAAAGTAGATGTTACAGATAAAGTACAAGATAAACTTTCTAAAATGCCTTAG
- the rnhB gene encoding ribonuclease HII produces the protein MYSQQKIIAGVDEVGRGCIVGPVIAAAVILDPKRPITGLTDSKKISAKKRDVLADTIKRQCIAWSIGRAEASEIDQVNILHASLLAMQRAVKGLSVQPDWLKIDGNQYPDIDCPGETIIQGDLLIAEISAASIIAKVYRDNEMSVLDALYPGYEFVRHKGYPTKFHKEKLIKLGVSEQHRCSFTPVRQML, from the coding sequence TTGTATTCGCAGCAAAAAATCATAGCCGGAGTTGATGAAGTAGGTCGCGGCTGCATTGTTGGTCCCGTCATAGCGGCCGCAGTTATTTTAGACCCAAAACGTCCCATTACTGGATTGACCGATTCAAAAAAAATATCTGCAAAGAAACGAGACGTGTTAGCTGATACCATAAAGCGACAATGTATCGCCTGGTCAATAGGTAGAGCGGAAGCCAGCGAAATAGATCAAGTTAATATCCTGCATGCTTCATTATTAGCAATGCAACGCGCTGTCAAGGGGTTATCAGTGCAACCCGACTGGTTAAAAATTGACGGAAATCAATATCCAGATATTGACTGTCCAGGAGAAACTATTATTCAGGGCGATTTATTAATTGCTGAAATATCTGCAGCGTCAATTATTGCAAAAGTCTATCGAGATAATGAAATGTCAGTCTTAGATGCACTTTACCCGGGCTATGAATTTGTCCGGCATAAAGGTTATCCAACAAAATTCCATAAAGAGAAATTAATTAAGCTGGGAGTAAGCGAGCAACACCGATGCTCTTTTACTCCTGTAAGACAAATGCTATAG
- a CDS encoding IS982 family transposase, whose translation MLSLTRLFCDVDDFCKTFLPHWEKTQIENGEKKRRKKRCISPSEIITLIVYYHQSGYDTFKWFYLRYLPKNLSKAFPKVPSYNRFIELLPDIIGPLTAFMQTRCGRSEGIAFVDSTPLCVCKNIRIPRHKTFKDVAQRGKSSTGWFYGFKLHIIVDDRGEILSFSITKGNVDDRKPVPKLAKNLIGKLFGDRGYISKKLTELLATDDVELITTLKKNMKPRVIAAFDALLLRKRSIIETINDQLKNIFQLEHSRHRSLTNYMINIVACLVAYSYQEKKPALNLRREDLLPLL comes from the coding sequence ATGCTAAGTTTAACCCGATTATTTTGTGATGTAGATGATTTTTGTAAAACCTTTTTACCCCACTGGGAGAAAACCCAAATAGAAAACGGTGAAAAGAAAAGACGGAAAAAGCGTTGCATTAGCCCCAGTGAAATAATTACTTTGATTGTTTACTATCATCAGTCAGGGTATGACACATTTAAATGGTTTTATTTACGCTACTTGCCCAAAAACTTATCTAAAGCTTTCCCAAAGGTGCCGAGTTATAACCGTTTCATTGAATTATTGCCCGATATTATCGGTCCTTTAACGGCTTTTATGCAAACACGTTGTGGCCGAAGTGAAGGTATTGCATTTGTTGATTCAACACCCCTTTGCGTTTGTAAAAATATTCGTATTCCGCGCCATAAAACTTTCAAAGATGTGGCCCAACGAGGCAAGTCTTCTACGGGCTGGTTCTATGGGTTTAAATTACACATTATTGTGGATGATCGAGGGGAAATACTTTCTTTTTCAATCACGAAAGGGAATGTTGATGACCGTAAACCCGTACCAAAATTGGCTAAAAATCTGATTGGAAAGCTTTTTGGCGATAGAGGATATATTTCTAAAAAACTCACTGAACTTTTAGCAACCGATGATGTTGAGTTAATCACAACTCTCAAGAAAAATATGAAACCACGAGTCATAGCTGCTTTTGATGCACTTTTATTGAGAAAGCGTAGCATTATTGAAACTATCAATGATCAACTTAAAAATATTTTTCAGCTTGAGCACTCTAGACATCGTTCGCTTACGAATTATATGATCAATATTGTTGCTTGTTTAGTTGCTTATTCTTACCAGGAAAAAAAGCCTGCACTCAACTTACGTAGAGAAGATTTATTACCTTTGTTATGA